ACACCTACTCACCGGAAACCCCGCGTACGACCAAGCCATGCAGCGCCTCATCGAGCAACATGGATACATGCGCAATGCGATAACACAGAAGATGCTGGCACCCTACGAGGTCAACCACTCGGACGACCAGCTCGCCTTCCTCGCTTACTACTCGCTCGCTCGGCTCATCCCGTCTGGCGACAATCGGGAGCTTCTGCTCGACAGCCTCCGACGTAGCATCGAGATCGAACGGCCAGAACGGTGCTCGTTATTCAATCTAATCGCTGCGGCTATCGAACCGGACGAAAACCTGGTGGCCGATGCTCGGAGCACGCTCGAGGAGTGGCCATGGGACCTGCGGGATTGGGAGTGCCGAAACTCCTTTCGTACCGACGTGGAGATCGACCCCACGCCCGATCGTTTCGGGCGGCGTCAGCTGACCACGGTACTACCTCCCTCCGAGCGCCCGGTCTACCGTTGGAACACCAATCCCTACGTGGCCGACGGGGGCGGTGACGGCACGATGGAGGAGGACGGGGCGGCCTGGCTTCTGGCATTCTGGCTGGGCCGCCACCACGGGCTCCTGTGAACCCGGCCACATACCGGGAACCAAAGGTCGCTGTGCCTGTCTATAAATCCGGCCCGAAGTTTTCGGGCTACTCGGGACAAGGAGAAGGTTTGCTGCGATGAGACTGACTCACTTTATGTTTGCAGCCGCGTGGGCTGCGCTTCTGATTGCCGCTGCACCCGCTCAGCGAGCGAAGGCACCTGTCGAACAAGCACCGCTGCTCGTAGATCACCGTTCACCCTATACTGCGAAGCCACTAGCGGAACCACCCAGCATCCGTTTCGGGCTCGGAGGACCGTTCACCTCACAGTGGCACGAGCTGGGCCCCGTAGACACTCTGACGCTGCACCTGGAAGACGAAGAGAACGCCTCGAAGTGCAAGGCCCTGCGTGTCGGTGTGCCTCGGCCAGTTGGGATCTCGGCCGAACAGGGCGAGTGGAGGCGCGCCGGCGATGAGGGCTGGGTGTGGAGCACCACCATTCGAGCCCAAGGTGCTTATGGACTACGGCTGCACTTCGCGTATGTGAACATGCCGGAGGGTGCGGAACTGGCCGTGTTCCCGCCCGACCGCCCGCTCGACTGCCTGGAACTCTTCTACGGTCGCGGCCCGTGGGACGAAGGCCAGTTTTACACGCCGGACGTGGTCGGCAACATGGTCTGCGTGGAGTACTTCACCCCGGGCCCGGATCGGCCAGAGCGCTTGCCATTCGGCATCGACGAGGTTCAGCACATCTACCGCGACATCTTCAGAGAATGGGAGGATGTCTCGATCGCTGACGATTCATGCTGGTTGGATTCGGCTTGCTACGGTGAGCCGTGGTTGACGCTTCGGAATGCCTGCCATTACATTACGTTCACAGACGGCGGGACATACCTGTGCAGCGCTCAGCTCATCAATACTGCGGCGAGCGACTACACGCCATACATACTGACTGCCAACCACTGTATTAGCACCGATACGGTCGCCAAGACGGTGTCAGCGCGGTTCTTCTATCATCGCCTGACCTGTGGAGGCAGCTTCGCTACGAGTCGCTATGCCAGCTATGCCAACTTGGTCCGGACGTACTCGACAGCCGATTCGACACTTCTTCTGCTGCAGGGAGCAGTTCCCGCCGGTGTGGCATGGCTCGGTTGGACTACGACCGATCCCCCCCTCAACACCGACGTTGTGTGTATTCAGCACCCGCAGGGCAGTTGGAAGCGCATTTCCTTCGGCAAGAAGACGGGCAACGCCAGTGGTCCCACTTCCCATCGCGTAGTATGGAACACCAACGGCGGCGTCACGGACTACGGCTCCTCGGGCAGCGCACTGCTGCTCGCCGCGTCCGGTCTGGTAGTCGGTAACCTCTGCTGCGGTGGCTCCTTCTGCGAGACTCCGACGGCTCCGGACTACTTCGGTAAGTTCAGTACGGCGTACTCCTCCGGAGGCTTCTCGTC
This region of Fimbriimonadia bacterium genomic DNA includes:
- a CDS encoding trypsin-like peptidase domain-containing protein codes for the protein MRLTHFMFAAAWAALLIAAAPAQRAKAPVEQAPLLVDHRSPYTAKPLAEPPSIRFGLGGPFTSQWHELGPVDTLTLHLEDEENASKCKALRVGVPRPVGISAEQGEWRRAGDEGWVWSTTIRAQGAYGLRLHFAYVNMPEGAELAVFPPDRPLDCLELFYGRGPWDEGQFYTPDVVGNMVCVEYFTPGPDRPERLPFGIDEVQHIYRDIFREWEDVSIADDSCWLDSACYGEPWLTLRNACHYITFTDGGTYLCSAQLINTAASDYTPYILTANHCISTDTVAKTVSARFFYHRLTCGGSFATSRYASYANLVRTYSTADSTLLLLQGAVPAGVAWLGWTTTDPPLNTDVVCIQHPQGSWKRISFGKKTGNASGPTSHRVVWNTNGGVTDYGSSGSALLLAASGLVVGNLCCGGSFCETPTAPDYFGKFSTAYSSGGFSSYLQSGSDDAFEPNDTCQGPAAVGAGTYNDLVVKSAAEDWYRVTVSPCTTLNVSLTFTHAWGDIDLELYDACGGSPVAASRTLSNTETLSYNNSGPAKDYFIRVYLANDTRNQYSMTVGLSSSTAQVTGKVTLEQYLGGAGQSAVMEFRQPGTSIVLDSVPITLDSGGNYSAYTTSCTYDVALKFSNWLREVKYNV